In Aegilops tauschii subsp. strangulata cultivar AL8/78 chromosome 3, Aet v6.0, whole genome shotgun sequence, one genomic interval encodes:
- the LOC109738290 gene encoding serine/arginine-rich splicing factor SR30 isoform X2 — MGRRNSCTIYVGNLPGDIREREVEDLFYKYGRIVDIDLKIPPRPPGYAFVEFEDPRDADDAIYGRDGYDFDGYRLRVELAHGGRAQSYSYDRPSSFSNGRRGGVSRRSEFRVMVDGLPSSASWQDLKDHMRRAGDVCFSDVYREGGATVGVVDYTNYDDMKYAIRKLDDTEFRNAFSRAYIRVRQYDARSRSRSRSLSYSRSRSYSRSPSRSRSPVSSVSGKSVSRSPRSRSLSRSASPARSD; from the exons ATGGGCAGGCGCAACAGCTGCACCATTTATGTAGGCAATCTCCCTGGGGACATTCGTGAGAGGGAGGTTGAGGATCTCTTTTACAAG TATGGCCGTATTGTCGATATTGACTTGAAGATTCCTCCAAGGCCTCCTGGTTACGCTTTTGTTGAG TTTGAGGATCCCCGTGATGCTGATGATGCAATTTATGGCCGTGATGGGTATGACTTTGACGGCTACAGGCTGCGG GTGGAATTAGCTCATGGTGGAAGAGCTCAATCTTACTCGTATGATCGCCCAAGCAGCTTTAGCAATGGACGCCGTGGAGGTGTTTCTAGGCGCTCTGAGTTCCGAG TTATGGTTGATGGTTTACCTTCGTCAGCGTCATGGCAAGATCTCAAG GACCATATGCGACGGGCTGGCGATGTCTGTTTTTCTGATGTATACCGCGAGGGCGGAG CAACCGTTGGAGTTGTAGATTATACAAACTACGATGACATGAAATATGCG ATTAGGAAGCTCGATGATACAGAGTTCAGAAATGCATTTTCAAGGGCATATATCAGG GTGAGGCAGTATGATGCTAGATCAAGAAGCAGGAGCCGTAGCCTCTCTTACTCAAGAAGTCGCAGCTATAGCAG GTCACCGTCAAGATCTCGGTCTCCTGTTTCTTCG GTTTCTGGAAAATCCGTGAGCAGAAGCCCTCGGAGCAGGAGCTTATCCCGCTCTGCATCTCCT GCGAGGTCGGATTGA
- the LOC109738290 gene encoding serine/arginine-rich splicing factor SR30 isoform X1: MGRRNSCTIYVGNLPGDIREREVEDLFYKYGRIVDIDLKIPPRPPGYAFVEFEDPRDADDAIYGRDGYDFDGYRLRVELAHGGRAQSYSYDRPSSFSNGRRGGVSRRSEFRVMVDGLPSSASWQDLKDHMRRAGDVCFSDVYREGGATVGVVDYTNYDDMKYAIRKLDDTEFRNAFSRAYIRVRQYDARSRSRSRSLSYSRSRSYSRSVSRSPLPVDERSPSRSRSPVSSVSGKSVSRSPRSRSLSRSASPARSD; this comes from the exons ATGGGCAGGCGCAACAGCTGCACCATTTATGTAGGCAATCTCCCTGGGGACATTCGTGAGAGGGAGGTTGAGGATCTCTTTTACAAG TATGGCCGTATTGTCGATATTGACTTGAAGATTCCTCCAAGGCCTCCTGGTTACGCTTTTGTTGAG TTTGAGGATCCCCGTGATGCTGATGATGCAATTTATGGCCGTGATGGGTATGACTTTGACGGCTACAGGCTGCGG GTGGAATTAGCTCATGGTGGAAGAGCTCAATCTTACTCGTATGATCGCCCAAGCAGCTTTAGCAATGGACGCCGTGGAGGTGTTTCTAGGCGCTCTGAGTTCCGAG TTATGGTTGATGGTTTACCTTCGTCAGCGTCATGGCAAGATCTCAAG GACCATATGCGACGGGCTGGCGATGTCTGTTTTTCTGATGTATACCGCGAGGGCGGAG CAACCGTTGGAGTTGTAGATTATACAAACTACGATGACATGAAATATGCG ATTAGGAAGCTCGATGATACAGAGTTCAGAAATGCATTTTCAAGGGCATATATCAGG GTGAGGCAGTATGATGCTAGATCAAGAAGCAGGAGCCGTAGCCTCTCTTACTCAAGAAGTCGCAGCTATAGCAG ATCTGTCTCTCGATCACCCTTACCTGTGGATGAAAG GTCACCGTCAAGATCTCGGTCTCCTGTTTCTTCG GTTTCTGGAAAATCCGTGAGCAGAAGCCCTCGGAGCAGGAGCTTATCCCGCTCTGCATCTCCT GCGAGGTCGGATTGA
- the LOC109738290 gene encoding serine/arginine-rich splicing factor SR30 isoform X3: protein MGRRNSCTIYVGNLPGDIREREVEDLFYKYGRIVDIDLKIPPRPPGYAFVEFEDPRDADDAIYGRDGYDFDGYRLRVELAHGGRAQSYSYDRPSSFSNGRRGGVSRRSEFRVMVDGLPSSASWQDLKDHMRRAGDVCFSDVYREGGATVGVVDYTNYDDMKYAIRKLDDTEFRNAFSRAYIRVRQYDARSRSRSRSLSYSRSRSYSRSVSRSPLPVDERSGHAAIWGLLP, encoded by the exons ATGGGCAGGCGCAACAGCTGCACCATTTATGTAGGCAATCTCCCTGGGGACATTCGTGAGAGGGAGGTTGAGGATCTCTTTTACAAG TATGGCCGTATTGTCGATATTGACTTGAAGATTCCTCCAAGGCCTCCTGGTTACGCTTTTGTTGAG TTTGAGGATCCCCGTGATGCTGATGATGCAATTTATGGCCGTGATGGGTATGACTTTGACGGCTACAGGCTGCGG GTGGAATTAGCTCATGGTGGAAGAGCTCAATCTTACTCGTATGATCGCCCAAGCAGCTTTAGCAATGGACGCCGTGGAGGTGTTTCTAGGCGCTCTGAGTTCCGAG TTATGGTTGATGGTTTACCTTCGTCAGCGTCATGGCAAGATCTCAAG GACCATATGCGACGGGCTGGCGATGTCTGTTTTTCTGATGTATACCGCGAGGGCGGAG CAACCGTTGGAGTTGTAGATTATACAAACTACGATGACATGAAATATGCG ATTAGGAAGCTCGATGATACAGAGTTCAGAAATGCATTTTCAAGGGCATATATCAGG GTGAGGCAGTATGATGCTAGATCAAGAAGCAGGAGCCGTAGCCTCTCTTACTCAAGAAGTCGCAGCTATAGCAG ATCTGTCTCTCGATCACCCTTACCTGTGGATGAAAG ATCTGGCCATGCGGCAATCTGGGGACTGCTTCCATAG
- the LOC109738290 gene encoding serine/arginine-rich splicing factor SR30 isoform X4: MGRRNSCTIYVGNLPGDIREREVEDLFYKYGRIVDIDLKIPPRPPGYAFVEFEDPRDADDAIYGRDGYDFDGYRLRVELAHGGRAQSYSYDRPSSFSNGRRGGVSRRSEFRVMVDGLPSSASWQDLKDHMRRAGDVCFSDVYREGGATVGVVDYTNYDDMKYAIRKLDDTEFRNAFSRAYIRVRQYDARSRSRSRSLSYSRSRSYSRSGHAAIWGLLP; this comes from the exons ATGGGCAGGCGCAACAGCTGCACCATTTATGTAGGCAATCTCCCTGGGGACATTCGTGAGAGGGAGGTTGAGGATCTCTTTTACAAG TATGGCCGTATTGTCGATATTGACTTGAAGATTCCTCCAAGGCCTCCTGGTTACGCTTTTGTTGAG TTTGAGGATCCCCGTGATGCTGATGATGCAATTTATGGCCGTGATGGGTATGACTTTGACGGCTACAGGCTGCGG GTGGAATTAGCTCATGGTGGAAGAGCTCAATCTTACTCGTATGATCGCCCAAGCAGCTTTAGCAATGGACGCCGTGGAGGTGTTTCTAGGCGCTCTGAGTTCCGAG TTATGGTTGATGGTTTACCTTCGTCAGCGTCATGGCAAGATCTCAAG GACCATATGCGACGGGCTGGCGATGTCTGTTTTTCTGATGTATACCGCGAGGGCGGAG CAACCGTTGGAGTTGTAGATTATACAAACTACGATGACATGAAATATGCG ATTAGGAAGCTCGATGATACAGAGTTCAGAAATGCATTTTCAAGGGCATATATCAGG GTGAGGCAGTATGATGCTAGATCAAGAAGCAGGAGCCGTAGCCTCTCTTACTCAAGAAGTCGCAGCTATAGCAG ATCTGGCCATGCGGCAATCTGGGGACTGCTTCCATAG